Proteins from a genomic interval of Rattus norvegicus strain BN/NHsdMcwi chromosome 2, GRCr8, whole genome shotgun sequence:
- the Crtc2 gene encoding CREB-regulated transcription coactivator 2, with amino-acid sequence MATSGANGPGSATASASNPRKFSEKIALQKQRQAEETAAFEEVMMDIGSTRLQAQKLRLAYTRSSHYGGSLPNVNQIGCGLAEFQSPLHSPLDSSRSTRHHGLVERVQRDPRRMVSPLRRYPRHIDSSPYSPAYLSPPPESGWRRMMPWGNLPAEKGQLFRLPSALNRTSSDSALHTSVMNPNPQDTYPGPTPPSVLPSRRGGFLDGEMDAKVPAIEENLVDDKHLLKPWDAKKLSSSSSRPRSCEVPGINIFPSPDQPANVPVLPPAMSTGGSLPDLTNLHFPPPLPTPLDPEETVYPSLSGGNSTTNLTHTMTHLGISGGLGLGPSYDVPGLHSPLSHPSLQSSLSNPNLQASLSSPQPQLQGSHSHPSLPASSLAHHALPTTSLGHPSLSAPALSSSSSSSSTSSPVLSAPPYPASTPGASPRHRRVPLSPLSLPAGPADARRSQQQLPKQFSPTMSPTLSSITQGVPLDTSKLPTDQRLPPYPYSPPSLVIPSHPPTPKSLQQLPSQACLVQPSGGQPPGRQPHYGTLYPPGSSGHGQQPYHRPINDFSLGNLEQFNMESPSTSLVLDPPAFSEGPGFLGSEGSVSGPQDSHVLNHQNLTHCSRHGSGPNIILTGDSSPGFSKEIAAALAGVPGFEVSASGLELGLGLEDELRMEPLGLEGLTMLSDPCALLPDPAVEDSFRSDRLQ; translated from the exons ATGGCGACGTCAGGGGCGAACGGGCCGGGTTCCGCCACAGCCTCGGCGTCCAATCCACGCAAGTTTAGTGAAAAGATCGCGCTGCAGAAGCAGCGTCAGGCCGAGGAGACGGCGGCCTTTGAGGAGGTGATGATGGACATCGGCTCCACTCGG TTACAGGCCCAAAAGCTGCGACTGGCTTATACAAGGAGCTCCCATTATGGTGGTTCTCTGCCCAATGTTAACCAGATTGGCTGTGGCCTGGCTGAGTTCCAG AGCCCCCTTCATTCACCTTTGGATTCATCTCGGAGCACTCGGCACCATGGATTGGTGGAACGGGTACAACGAGACCCTCGCAGAATGGTGTCCCCACTCCGCCGATACCCCCGCCAC ATTGACAGTTCTCCCTATAGCCCTGCCTACTTATCTCCTCCCCCTGAGTCTGGCTGGCGAAG GATGATGCCCTGGGGCAACCTCCCAGCTGAGAAGGGGCAGTTGTTTAGACTGCCATCTGCACTTAACAG GACAAGCTCTGACTCTGCTCTTCACACAAGTGTGATGAACCCTAACCCCCAAGACACTTATCCAGGCCCTACACCTCCCAGTGTCCTGCCCAGCCGGCGAGGAG GTTTTCTGGATGGCGAGATGGATGCTaaag TCCCTGCTATTGAGGAGAACTTGGTAGATGACAAGCATTTGCTGAAACCTTGGGATGCTAAGAAG cTGTCCTCATCTTCCTCTCGACCTCGATCCTGTGAAGTCCCTGGAATCAA catctttccatctcctgaccAGCCTGCTAATGTGCCTGTCCTCCCACCTGCCATGAGCACAGGGGGCTCCCTACCTGACCTCACCAACCTACACTTCCCCCCTCCACTGCCCACGCCCCTGGACCCTGAGGAGACAGTCTATCCCAGCCTGAGTGGGGGCAACAGTACCACCAATTTGACTCACACTATGACCCATTTGGGCATCAGTGGAGGTCTGGGCTTGGGCCCCAGCTATGATGTACCAG GACTTCACTCACCTCTTAGCCACCCGTCCCTGCAGTCCTCCCTAAGCAATCCCAACCTCCAGGCTTCCCTAAGCAGTCCTCAGCCCCAGCTCCAGGGCTCCCATAGTCACCCATCACTGCCTGCCTCCTCCTTGGCCCACCATGCACTGCCCACCACCTCCCTGGGCCACCCGTCACTTAGTGCCCcagccctttcctcctcctcttcctcttcgtcCACTTCATCTCCTGTCCTGAGTGCCCCCCCTTACCCAGCTTCTACTCCTGGGGCCTCTCCCCGCCACCGTCGTGTGCCCCTCAGCCCCCTGAGCTTGCCTGCAGGCCCAGCCGACGCCAGAAGGTCCCAACAGCAGCTGCCCAAACAGTTTTCGCCAACAATGTCACCCACCTTGTCTTCCATCACTCAG GGCGTCCCCTTGGATACCAGTAAACTGCCTACTGACCAGCGATTGCCCCCATACCCATATAGCCCCCCAAGTCTAGTTATACCCAGCCATCCACCCACCCCAAAGTCTCTACAGCAGTTGCCCTCTCAGGCCTGCTTAGTACAGCCCTCAGGTGgacagcctccaggcaggcagcCACATTATGGGACACTGTACCCACCTGGGTCCAGTGGACATGGGCAACAGCCTTACCACCGCCCAATAAATGACTTCAGCCTGGGGAAT CTGGAGCAATTCAACATGGAGAGCCCATCTACCAGCCTGGTGCTGGATCCCCCTGCCTTTTCTGAAGGTCCTGGATTTTTAGGGAGTGAGGGATCAGTGAGTGGCCCCCAGGACTCTCATGTCCTCAATCACCAGAACTTGACCCACTGTTCCCGCCATGGCTCAGGACCTAATATCATACTCACAG GAGACTCTTCCCCAGGTTTCTCTAAGGAGATTGCAGCAGCCCTGGCTGGAGTACCTGGCTTTGAGGTGTCAGCATCTGGGTTGGAGCTGGGACTGGGGCTGGAAGATGAGTTGCGCATGGAGCCACTGGGCCTGGAAGGACTAACCATGCTGAGTGACCCTTGTGCTCTGCTGCCTGACCCTGCTGTGGAAGACTCATTCCGTAGTGATCGGCTACAGTGA